One stretch of Portunus trituberculatus isolate SZX2019 chromosome 23, ASM1759143v1, whole genome shotgun sequence DNA includes these proteins:
- the LOC123507878 gene encoding serine/arginine repetitive matrix protein 2-like has product MEKTPGSLSVTRCISERQGNLKVFGETSCSKNIVLKEKNSCHAESKVMVECVSSTTEQSPLTAHKKLSLPSKCASLNMAPMSQVQRNEEKYMHSKTYESREASKFKPVDLCRSSLSRERDKDRKREKQHQETFSASKSDMISHAQSSVKKRIPKRNTLVDPEISSSSLVLQSRRSSFSSTTEKWPGSPTYARCSSSSSYSEHDPKSRSKHEKYAKSSGNPSISRNHAFRENSCQDSRRQKHYWQDGKMGSRGKSHNGGRSSFQSSRNRERNIYKKMSKNKIRKIRNNIEMISSKEMVEKTVKEIKSNLEKMSSDLPQSSVDSLETVKESTSQERKGCREESMDDNQLVPFLPSSRCCSPPPRPATVEKYWSDADETETESDSEKHLLHVHSVNIVLNYLKDNSQKYYVDGKKISKQRNIKHKKSKGHVNKIFSCDSYSESDSAWSKSRYSRGHFEAFTVRENQSQPPIESNGLGLSISKLHAKSRDSYSRPPSEDTDFFDRKSLHSPSRDSHHCTSVNSPAILQESSSTNRDSHSPTKYEDHRYRQSPSHKNRRGFQWDRGSSSASRHWRDRASSSPSRHRRSRSPSGHRRSRSPSGHRRSRSPSGHRRSRSPSGHRRSRSPSGHRRSRSPLRHKRSHSPLRHMRSLSPSRHRQSRSPSGHRRLRSPSKLRRSRSPSGHKRSHSPSRHRRSRSPSRHRRSCSPSRHETSSYRKSYFPLSYSGGLHENRESPSYTWYSRSSLHPFTEDSLSNRGSPSWTWDAEDSLANKRLTSMLHEPHSISKQELSPESLHRYGIKRSHYSEDLCNEFMNTQKKSKTGSENYAPGKGKGAKKTLRIDKTDFVENSLSVDTRKSKRREDRTALEINTFQTDDGSNDDLIVSNIRTIINQESSCERSTLNNMKKNISQRYQQVKKENEMKLPLTFGRGAKKILRIDKTFDCVENSFSVDTRENKIREDRTASEVNAFQTDDGGYDDDDDDEPIIDRPEDYLNTSSTMTTYRPSFVPDTHDREKLAGLAETNRLFESHEDVSVAGPSVITSLPTPDGKEQDDSSHRLSDLECDRMIENVDSAVSQVSSSSASLEPGLSGMTTSAKSDVFNLSLTFKEVTTKSAKSEEKKAVLTLNSEEMSTLLSLIELAKNHVATGKDLSSNFPQVLQTCQDASNSNATEPQGMHSGKNQQQPSISQGSTDMQDIAENENARATSLESIDMDDISNSEKNATATTESGGIIDIPESERNVRATTGCASTMHDIPESERYVRAISEAAMDDVTESERNVRAITENAAMDDITESERNVRATVSINERMKNKTKTVNYTKDVISKNECKQGAIKNIKPISCKSNIKNNKVINDGQSAKHVASRINKKIGRIPKDKTDETILKKKKSNDHLSQSKADDKHPQSRNRGQGSKTDGKQLKIMKNPEQSSRENLDETTQELVKGKAQSPKKKLHDVKDVSSSKKKNIQHDENSQFSKNGTKSSVFERTFKLMQSVKVDVSLSQETIALCKRVKHHQGITEHKNQKKWLKKVGKRIFMNDLSDSEDDSSSTKLEKDESPEAGKQPREMHPLYQKTSVPDHSVSVCLFCKCNLKFDELSTVSLNTGTVTLKCRNCHTYRKMEKVLSLQCYAGSPSFQNIASTASEATGTSEGNNNCEVNKKRNLTASSKQRKNENIRKKDGSLKRTHSTKQASKEKGYSQQK; this is encoded by the coding sequence ATGGAAAAGACTCCTGGTTCATTGTCAGTGACAAGGTGTATTTCTGAGAGACAGGGAAATTTGAAAGTATTTGGTGAGACAAGTTGCAGTAAAAATATTgtgctgaaagaaaagaatagttgCCATGCTGAAAGTAAGGTGATGGTGGAGTGTGTGAGCAGCACAACAGAGCAGAGTCCACTCACAGCCCACAAAAAGCTGTCTCTTCCTTCCAAGTGTGCATCACTAAACATGGCACCAATGTCACAAGTgcagagaaatgaggaaaaatatatgcatTCAAAAACATATGAAAGCAGAGAAGCATCCAAGTTCAAACCAGTTGATTTATGTCGCTCATCACTATCGAGAGAAAGGGACaaggacaggaagagggagaaacaacACCAAGAGACATTTTCAGCATCAAAAAGTGACATGATATCCCATGCTCAAAGCTCCGTGAAGAAACGGATCCCAAAGAGAAACACACTAGTTGATCCAGAaatatcctcttcctcattgGTCTTACAATCACGAAGAAGTTCTTTTTCCTCTACAACTGAGAAATGGCCTGGGTCTCCCACGTATgctaggtgtagtagtagtagtagttattctgAACATGATCCTAAGTCTCGtagtaaacatgaaaaatatgcCAAATCTTCTGGAAACCCAAGCATCTCAAGAAATCATGCATTCCGAGAGAACAGTTGCCAGGATTCAAGAAGGCAGAAGCATTACTGGCAAGATGGAAAAATGGGTAGTAGAGGAAAGAGCCACAATGGAGGTCGCAGTTCATTTCAGTCCAGTAGGAACAGAGAACGaaacatatataagaaaatgtcaaagaacAAAATCAGAAAAATCAGAAATAATATAGAGATGATAAGCAGTAAAGAAATGGTAGAGAAAAcagttaaagaaataaaaagcaatTTAGAGAAAATGAGTAGTGATCTCCCACAGTCATCAGTAGATTCTCTGGAAACAGTTAAAGAGTCAACAtcacaagagagaaaaggatgccGTGAGGAATCCATGGATGACAACCAACTTGTTCCTTTCCTCCCGTCATCCCGATGTTGTTCACCACCTCCGCGTCCAGCCACTGTGGAGAAGTACTGGTCAGATGCAGATGAAACAGAAACTGAAAGTGATTCAGAAAAGCACTTATTGCATGTTCATTCTGTCAACATTGTGCTAAATTATTTGAAAGATAATTCTCAGAAATATTATgttgatggaaagaaaataagcaaacaaagaaatattaaaCATAAAAAATCGAAAGGGCACGTCAATAAAATTTTTTCTTGTGACTCTTACTCAGAATCAGACAGTGCTTGGTCAAAGTCAAGGTATTCCAGGGGCCACTTTGAGGCCTTCACTGTGAGAGAGAATCAGTCACAACCACCTATAGAATCCAATGGCCTTGGTCTCTCAATATCAAAGTTGCATGCCAAAAGTAGAGATTCATATTCCAGGCCTCCCTCGGAGGACACTGACTTCTTTGACAGAAAGTCATTACATTCTCCCAGTCGTGACAGTCATCACTGCACAAGTGTAAACTCTCCCGCAATCTTGCAAGAAAGTTCCTCGACAAATAGAGATTCACATTCTCCAACTAAGTATGAAGATCACAGGTATAGACAATCACCTTCCCACAAAAACAGGAGAGGTTTCCAGTGGGATAGAGGATCAAGTTCAGCCTCAAGACACTGGAGAGATAGAGCATCAAGTTCACCTTCGAGACACAGGCGATCACGTTCACCCTCAGGACACAGGCGATCACGTTCACCCTCAGGACACAGGCGATCACGTTCACCCTCAGGACACAGGCGATCACGTTCACCCTCAGGACACAGGCGATCACGTTCACCCTCAGGACACAGGCGATCACGTTCACCCTTGAGACACAAGCGATCACATTCACCCTTGAGACACATGCGATCACTTTCACCCTCGAGACACAGGCAATCACGTTCACCCTCAGGACACAGGCGATTGCGTTCACCCTCGAAACTCAGGCGATCACGTTCGCCTTCGGGACACAAGCGATCACATTCACCCTCGAGACACAGGCGATCACGTTCACCCTCAAGACACAGGCGATCATGTTCACCTTCGAGACATGAAACAAGTTCCTACAGAAAGTCGTATTTTCCATTGAGTTACAGTGGAGGCCTCCATGAAAATAGAGAGTCTCCATCCTATACATGGTACTCCAGGTCATCATTGCATCCTTTCACTGAGGATTCTTTAAGTAACAGGGGATCACCATCCTGGACATGGGATGCAGAAGACTCACTGGCAAACAAAAGGTTGACATCCATGCTTCATGAACCACATTCCATCTCAAAACAAGAACTTTCTCCTGAAAGCTTGCATAGATATGGCATTAAACGTAGCCATTACTCTGAAGATTTGTGTAATGAATTCATGAACACTCAAAAGAAGTCCAAGACAGGCTCTGAGAATTATGCACCTGGCAAAGGCAAAGGAGCCAAGAAAACTTTGAGAATAGATAAAACTGATTTTGTTGAAAATTCTCTTTCAGTTGATACaagaaaaagcaagaggagagaagacagaaCAGCACTAGAAATTAATACTTTTCAAACTGATGATGGTAGCAATGATGACCTCATTGTGTCAAACATTAGGACTATAATAAATCAGGAATCAAGCTGTGAAAGATCAACACTAaacaatatgaagaaaaatatttcaCAAAGATACCagcaagtgaagaaagaaaatgaaatgaaactcCCACTGACATTTGGCAGAGGGGCCAAGAAAATATTGAGAATAGATAAAACCTTTGATTGTGTTGAAAATTCGTTTTCAGTTGacacaagagaaaacaagattAGAGAAGACAGAACAGCATCAGAAGTTAATGCTTTTCAAactgatgatggtggttatgatgatgatgatgatgatgagccaATTATTGATCGGCCAGAGGATTACCTCAATACGTCAAGCACTATGACCACATATCGACCATCCTTTGTGCCAGACACACATGACAGAGAGAAGCTTGCTGGCTTAGCTGAAACTAATAGATTGTTTGAGTCTCATGAGGACGTTAGTGTGGCTGGACCTTCTGTTATCACAAGTTTGCCTACTCCTGATGGAAAAGAACAGGATGATTCATCACACAGGTTGAGTGACTTAGAATGTGATCGAATGATAGAGAATGTAGACAGTGCTGTATCTCAGGTCAGCTCATCAAGTGCATCCCTGGAGCCTGGTCTCTCTGGAATGACCACATCAGCAAAGTCTGATGTATTTAACTTATCATTAACTTTTAAAGAAGTAACTACAAAGTCTGccaaaagtgaagaaaagaaagcagttTTGACTCTCAATTCTGAAGAAATGAGTACTCTTTTGAGTTTGATAGAATTAGCAAAGAATCATGTGGCAACTGGAAAAGACCTATCTTCAAACTTCCCCCAGGTGTTGCAAACTTGTCAGGATGCCAGTAATAGTAATGCAACTGAACCACAAGGGATGCACAGTGGAAAGAACCAACAGCAGCCTAGCATTTCTCAGGGCAGTACTGACATGCAAGACATAGCTGAGAATGAAAATGCTAGAGCTACTTCTTTGGAGAGTATTGACATGGATGACATATCTAACAGTGAAAAGAATGCCACAGCCACTACTGAGAGTGGTGGCATAATTGACATACCTGAGAGTGAAAGGAATGTCAGAGCCACTACTGGGTGTGCTAGTACCATGCATGACATACCTGAGAGTGAAAGATATGTCAGAGCCATTAGTGAGGCTGCCATGGATGACGTAACTGAGAGTGAAAGGAATGTCAGAGCCATTACTGAGAATGCTGCCATGGATGACATAACTGAGAGTGAAAGGAATGTCAGAGCCACTGTTTCTATTAATGAGCGGATGAAGAACAAAACCAAAACTGTAAATTATACCAAAGATGTAATTTCTAAAAATGAATGTAAACAAGGGGCTATAAAGAACATTAAGCCTATTTCTTGCAAGAGtaacatcaagaacaacaaggTCATTAATGATGGACAAAGTGCAAAGCATGTTGCATCTAGAATTAACAAGAAGATTGGCAGAATTCCTAAAGATAAAACAGATGAGACCatcctaaaaaagaaaaagtcaaatgATCACCTTTCACAGTCTAAAGCTGATGATAAGCATCCACAGAGTAGGAACAGAGGTCAAGGAAGCAAGACAGATGGCAAGCAactgaaaattatgaaaaatcctGAGCAGTCTTCAAGAGAGAATCTTGATGAAACAACACAAGAACTTGTCAAAGGAAAAGCACAGTCACCAAAGAAGAAGCTGCATGATGTGAAAGATGTATCcagtagtaaaaagaaaaacattcaaCATGATGAGAATAGCCAATTTTCAAAGAATGGCACTAAAAGTTCAGTCTTTGAAAGAACCTTCAAACTAATGCAGTCTGTCAAAGTGGATGTCTCTCTTTCCCAGGAAACTATTGCTTTATGTAAGAGAGTGAAGCATCACCAAGGGATTACAGAACACAAAAACCAAAAGAAATGGCTGAAGAAGGTTGGTAAAAGAATCTTTATGAATGATTTATCTGATTCTGAAGATGATTCTTCATCTACCAAACTAGAGAAAGATGAGTCCCCTGAGGCTGGTAAGCAGCCACGAGAGATGCATCCACTCTACCAAAAGACCTCTGTCCCAGACCATTCTGTAAGTGTATGTCTTTTTTGTAAATGTAATCTTAAATTTGATGAACTCAGTACTGTTTCTCTGAACACTGGTACTGTCACTTTGAAGTGCAGAAACTGTCACACCtatagaaaaatggagaaagtgcTGTCACTGCAATGCTATGCTGGATCACCTAGTTTCCAAAATATTGCCTCAACAGCGAGTGAAGCAACAGGGACTTCAGAAGGCAACAATAACTGTGaagtcaataaaaaaagaaatttgacAGCATCttcaaaacagaggaaaaatgaaaacataaggaagaaagatggatcCTTAAAAAGAACCCACTCCACTAAGCAAGCAAGTAAGGAAAAGGGATATTCTCAACAAAAGTAA